One segment of Tamlana crocina DNA contains the following:
- the epsC gene encoding serine O-acetyltransferase EpsC, which produces MKSYNVCLKDTVKTFTKKLFYSLFDCEQEEANSEFLEATFLKIVSNLEIENGKEIWEQFKTDLPSIRKKLDADAIAFENNDPASHSLAEIYMAYPGFHAISIYRLSHALIKLGVHILPRMMSEYIHGITGIDIHPGATIGDSFYIDHGTGIVIGETSIIGNNVKIYQGVTLGGISVAKDLASTKRHPTIEDNVCIYANATILGGDIVIGKNSIIGANVWITESVPENSLVTYQTEIKIRPKKNGIRE; this is translated from the coding sequence ATGAAGAGTTACAATGTTTGTTTAAAGGATACGGTAAAAACATTTACCAAAAAATTGTTTTATTCATTGTTCGATTGTGAGCAAGAAGAAGCCAATAGCGAATTTTTGGAAGCCACTTTTTTAAAAATCGTTTCCAATTTGGAGATTGAAAACGGAAAGGAAATTTGGGAACAGTTTAAAACCGATCTGCCTTCCATCAGAAAAAAGTTGGATGCCGATGCTATTGCGTTTGAAAACAACGATCCAGCGTCTCATAGTTTGGCCGAGATTTATATGGCCTATCCTGGTTTTCATGCGATATCCATTTACCGTTTAAGTCATGCTTTAATTAAGTTGGGCGTTCATATTTTACCAAGAATGATGAGTGAATATATTCACGGTATCACCGGTATTGACATCCACCCCGGAGCAACCATTGGCGATTCGTTTTACATCGACCATGGCACGGGAATCGTAATTGGCGAAACCTCCATTATTGGAAATAACGTTAAAATATATCAAGGGGTTACCTTGGGCGGTATTTCGGTGGCTAAAGATTTGGCTTCAACCAAACGCCATCCAACCATTGAAGATAACGTGTGCATTTACGCCAATGCTACCATTTTAGGCGGCGACATCGTCATCGGGAAAAACAGCATTATTGGGGCCAACGTTTGGATTACCGAATCGGTTCCTGAAAATTCATTGGTAACCTATCAAACAGAAATAAAAATCAGACCTAAAAAGAATGGCATACGAGAATAG